The Streptomyces sp. 11x1 genomic sequence CGCGCCGCTCGCCCACCACGATGTACCGCCGTACGTCACCCATGCCGGCCATCCTGCCGGACCCCACTGACAATCCCGGCCCACCGAAGGCCCCGCACGACCGCGAGACGCGGCCCGTAGCCCCGCACGGCCGTGTGACACGGCCCCTCCCCGGCCCCTTCCCTACGCGTACCGCTCCAGCACCCCGCCCACATACGCCTCCAGCCGCGTCGCCAGCACCTCCGGCGTCAGATCCGTCCGGCCCAGCTCCCGCCAGGGCCTCGCCAGCTTCTCCGCGTCGGGCGCGTACCCGAGGGCGTCCAGCAGCAGCCAGTACAGGTGGTCCCGGTCCTGGGACAGCCGGCGCCCACCGCGCGCCTCGTACCGCGCACGGAACCCCAGCCCGTACTCGGCGCCGTACAACAACGCCACGGTCGTCGAGCAGTGCGCCACATCCAGATCCGCCGGCCCCCACGAGGTCTCCACCCAGTCCACGACCCCGCCGATCCGCAGTTCCCCGTGCCCGCCCGCGCCCGCACCCGTGAACAGCACGTTCCCCGGATGGAAGTCCCGGTGCAGGAAACACCCCTCGTACGCGGGAGCCTCCCGCCGGATCACGTCCACGGCCCGTTCCCACAGCGGGCCCCCGGGCGTGGTGGCCCGGTCGGGCGAGGTCCAGGCCTGGTAGGTGCGAGGCCGTTCGTCGGGCACGACCGCGTGGATCCGGACGAGCTGTCCGGCGAGCAGGTCCAGCCGCTCCTCCAGGTCGGCGTCCTCCGCCACCCGCACGGACCCCGGCAGCAGGGACATCAACAGCGAGGGGTGGTCGGTGAGGTCGGCCGTCGGGTCGACGGCGTGCAGGACGGGTGTGGGGATGTCGTCGTACGGGGCGAGCAGGGTGAGTATCTCGGCCTCGCGGCTCAACAGCCCCGGCGCGTGCTGCCGGAAGAACGGTTTCACGAACGACCGCAGGACCAGATCCGTCCCGTCGTCGAGGGTCAGCCGGCGCATCCGCGACGTCCAACCTCCGCGCAGATCGGTCCAGTTCCGTACGGCGCGGCCCTCGGGGAGCTGCTTGGCCACCCACTCACGGGTCGCCGCCCATTCCTGATCATCGAAATCATCGAACGCCATGGAGCCAGTATCCCCGAGGGCCCCCGCAGATCGCCGATACATGGGATGCCCCCGCACCCGTCGCACGAGCATCCTGGAACGGCGGAGCGAAGGCCCCCGGAACACCGGGCCCGTGCACGACGGGCGCCACTTTCCGGCCCCGGGGCCACTAGTCATCACCCACGCCACGCCCCGAGGAGGCCCGTCATGGGCACCTTGATCCTGTCGGCGACCGTGGTCCTGGTCGTCATGGGTTTCTCCAACCAAGTCCTCTGGCTGGCCGCTGTCGCCCTGCTCTACCTGTACGTCCGTTACGGCCGCACGGGGGGTGGCTCGGCGACGTCCTCGCCGGGCCCCCGGCGGGCGGCGGCGCGGCCCAGCCCTCCTCCTACCGCGCGTACCGCGATCGCCGTGACCAGCAGGCGAAGTGGGAGCGCCGCTACCGCCGTGAACGGCCTTTCGAGACCCGTCGGCAGGAGCGCGACAAGAGCAACAAGTGACGGCGTCCCCGGGGTCGGGGTCACAGCCCCGGGGCGCCCCAGATCGGGAACCACCGACTCAGCTCGGGCTCGATCCGCAACTCCTCCCCGAGCACGGCCCGGACCCGTAGCTCCAGCGCGTTGTCCCGCCGCTGCCCGCCACCGGGCAGCGGAGCGAACGGATAGAACGTCCCGCGCTTGTAGAGATAGACGATCCCGAGCCGCACACCGTCACCGTCACCGTCACCGTCACTGGCATCCGCACCGGAGGACGCATTGGCGTCCCCGCCCGCGCCCTGACGCCGGAACCCGACGACCGAGCACAGCAGCTGCGGCCCGAACCCACCGCCCTCCAAGGCGCTGTTGACCGCGTGCAGGTCGCTCACCAGCGCGGGCAGGTCCCGCGGATCCCGCCGGGAGACGAGCCACGAGTAGCCGTACTCGTCCCGCTCGATCCCGACCGGCGGCCCGGTCCGCCCCGCGTCCGCGTCGAGCAGGGCCCGCACCTCCCGGCGTACGCCGTCGAAGGCCGCGCCCTCGACCGTCGCGAAGCACACCGCGCCCGTGCCGGTCGGGGTGAGGGAGGCGGCGGCCTCCAGCGCGACGGCGGCCGAGGGGAGGGCGAAGAGCCGGTCCAGGTCGGGTGCGACCGGCTTCGTACGGCCGAGGAGGATGTCCAGCAGCCCCATGCCCGCTCAGCCCGCCTTCCCGGGCTCCACGGACCCACCGGAACCCGGCCGGGCAGCGGCATCCAACTCCGCCGAGATCCGGGCCAGTTGATCGAGCCGCTGCTCCAGCGGCGGGTGGGTGGCGAAGAAGCGGGCCAGATGGGGGTGGTCGCCGAGCGCGGGGGTGAAGTAGAACGCGTTGAAGGCCTGCGAGGTGCGCAGGTCCCGGGTGGGGATGCGCGCGATGTCACCGGTGACCTTGGTGAGGGCGGAGGCG encodes the following:
- a CDS encoding aminoglycoside phosphotransferase family protein, which translates into the protein MAFDDFDDQEWAATREWVAKQLPEGRAVRNWTDLRGGWTSRMRRLTLDDGTDLVLRSFVKPFFRQHAPGLLSREAEILTLLAPYDDIPTPVLHAVDPTADLTDHPSLLMSLLPGSVRVAEDADLEERLDLLAGQLVRIHAVVPDERPRTYQAWTSPDRATTPGGPLWERAVDVIRREAPAYEGCFLHRDFHPGNVLFTGAGAGGHGELRIGGVVDWVETSWGPADLDVAHCSTTVALLYGAEYGLGFRARYEARGGRRLSQDRDHLYWLLLDALGYAPDAEKLARPWRELGRTDLTPEVLATRLEAYVGGVLERYA
- a CDS encoding PspA-associated protein PspAB, with amino-acid sequence MGLLDILLGRTKPVAPDLDRLFALPSAAVALEAAASLTPTGTGAVCFATVEGAAFDGVRREVRALLDADAGRTGPPVGIERDEYGYSWLVSRRDPRDLPALVSDLHAVNSALEGGGFGPQLLCSVVGFRRQGAGGDANASSGADASDGDGDGDGVRLGIVYLYKRGTFYPFAPLPGGGQRRDNALELRVRAVLGEELRIEPELSRWFPIWGAPGL